Proteins from one Streptosporangium becharense genomic window:
- a CDS encoding aminoglycoside phosphotransferase family protein, whose protein sequence is MNETADRTVSALVTMGTEFLGTVGPFPVDVPWWPEAGPVVAHLEEVLRVPVAVLRLVDVRGGGHGGPRGGHTTYHVEALRRPEPLPGALRPAGDGSLDGDGGTAGSVVAALREPAAHRAAWATAEGVREALAWADDALRAAGRPATGPVRQVKTWNLAALFRVPTGPGPVWMKITPEFAVDEAHVAGILAAEDPDLVPAVVAADPRNRRVLLEHVPGDDCWDAPDEVVREAVSRLTAAQAAVARRWAGGKPDGLPDRTPPVLAALAHELLDGETGRDLSAEELSLARGMADRLPSLVASLEECGLPYTLTHGDFHPGNWRSDGRRTVVLDLADAHYGHPAVDGLRPRDYLPADRWERAAAVWCESWSTRVPGCDPARALTLAEPLRHLASAIRYQEFLDNIEADERRYHEGDPAHAVRAALAATAGPH, encoded by the coding sequence ATGAACGAGACGGCGGATCGCACGGTGAGCGCCCTGGTGACCATGGGGACCGAATTTCTGGGGACGGTCGGCCCGTTCCCGGTGGACGTCCCGTGGTGGCCCGAGGCCGGACCCGTCGTGGCGCACCTGGAGGAGGTGCTGCGCGTGCCGGTGGCGGTGCTCCGCCTGGTGGACGTCCGGGGCGGCGGGCACGGCGGGCCCCGCGGGGGCCACACCACCTACCACGTCGAGGCCCTACGCCGCCCGGAGCCGCTCCCCGGTGCCCTCCGGCCCGCCGGGGACGGGAGCCTGGACGGGGACGGAGGGACTGCGGGGAGCGTGGTGGCCGCGCTGCGGGAGCCTGCGGCGCACCGGGCCGCGTGGGCCACGGCCGAAGGCGTCCGGGAGGCCCTGGCGTGGGCCGACGACGCACTGCGGGCGGCCGGGCGGCCCGCCACGGGGCCGGTGCGCCAGGTGAAGACCTGGAACCTCGCGGCTCTGTTCCGTGTCCCGACGGGTCCGGGCCCGGTCTGGATGAAGATCACCCCGGAGTTCGCCGTCGACGAGGCGCATGTGGCCGGGATTCTGGCCGCGGAGGACCCGGACCTGGTTCCCGCGGTCGTCGCGGCCGACCCGCGGAACCGGCGGGTCCTGCTGGAGCACGTGCCCGGCGACGACTGCTGGGACGCCCCGGACGAGGTCGTGCGCGAGGCGGTGAGCCGCCTCACGGCGGCCCAGGCCGCCGTCGCCCGGCGCTGGGCGGGCGGGAAGCCGGATGGGCTGCCCGACCGCACCCCGCCCGTCCTGGCCGCCCTGGCGCACGAACTGCTCGACGGCGAGACGGGCCGGGACCTCTCGGCCGAGGAGCTGTCCCTGGCCCGCGGGATGGCCGACCGGCTCCCGTCGCTCGTCGCCTCACTGGAGGAGTGCGGCCTGCCGTACACACTGACGCACGGCGACTTCCACCCCGGCAACTGGCGCTCCGACGGGCGCCGCACCGTCGTGCTGGACCTCGCCGACGCCCATTACGGCCATCCCGCCGTCGACGGGCTGCGACCGCGCGACTACCTCCCCGCCGACCGCTGGGAGCGGGCCGCCGCCGTCTGGTGCGAGAGCTGGAGCACCCGGGTTCCGGGGTGCGACCCGGCGCGCGCGCTGACCCTCGCCGAGCCGCTGCGGCACCTGGCCTCCGCGATCCGCTACCAGGAGTTCCTGGACAACATCGAGGCCGACGAGCGTCGCTACCACGAGGGCGATCCGGCCCACGCCGTCCGCGCCGCCCTGGCCGCGACCGCCGGCCCGCACTGA
- a CDS encoding class I SAM-dependent methyltransferase: MAHYFEERPEVAGRPGSVTLVLPDLHLRLETDSGVFSPERVDQGTRILLESVPAPPSRGDLLDLGCGYGPIALTMASRAPEANVWAVDVNRRSVELCARNARAASLGGVRALHVDEVPPEVRFSAIWSNPAIRIGKAALHEMLTRWLSRLTPDGVAHLVVQKHLGSDSLQRWLNERGWPAERAASRSSYRILRVGARADAPGDG; the protein is encoded by the coding sequence GTGGCACATTACTTCGAGGAGCGTCCGGAGGTCGCCGGCCGTCCCGGCTCGGTCACGCTCGTCCTGCCCGACCTGCATCTGAGGCTGGAGACCGACAGCGGGGTCTTCTCGCCCGAGCGCGTCGACCAGGGCACCCGGATCCTGCTGGAGAGCGTGCCCGCGCCGCCGTCCCGCGGTGACCTGCTGGATCTGGGGTGCGGCTACGGGCCGATCGCGCTGACCATGGCCTCCCGTGCCCCGGAGGCGAACGTCTGGGCGGTGGACGTCAACCGCCGCTCGGTGGAGCTGTGCGCCAGGAACGCCAGGGCCGCCAGCCTCGGCGGGGTCAGGGCACTGCATGTCGACGAGGTTCCGCCCGAGGTGCGCTTCTCGGCGATCTGGTCCAACCCCGCCATCCGCATCGGCAAGGCGGCGCTGCACGAGATGCTGACCCGCTGGCTGTCCCGGCTCACCCCGGACGGCGTGGCCCATCTGGTCGTGCAGAAGCACCTGGGCTCCGACTCCCTGCAGCGCTGGCTGAACGAGCGGGGCTGGCCCGCCGAGCGCGCGGCCTCCCGGTCGTCCTACCGGATCCTCCGGGTGGGTGCGCGGGCGGACGCCCCCGGCGACGGGTGA
- a CDS encoding MFS transporter yields MTSRQVAEETVRARRREQRGWYFYDWANSAFPTTVLTVFLGPYLTTIAESAARGRPYVDVLGFDVRPSAYYSFVVGFAAVLQIVLMPVAGALADHTGRKKELLGLFAYLGAGATLCFWFVADGRYLLGGALFVVANTAFAAAFVIYNSFLPEISTADERDRVSSMGWGFGYLGGGLLLAVHLALFLRHESFGITEAEAVRLALASAGLWWGGFTVIPLLRLRNRRALPSGAENAVQAVTGTFRQLGRTVRELRRYPLTLAFLIAYLIYNDGVQTVISFSATYADKELGLDQTVQIGAILMVQFVAFFGAVLLGRAAAAYGAKRIVMIALVAWIAVVAVAYFLPRGSAPAFFALGFAIAIVMGGTQALSRSLFSHVIPAGKEAEYYSLYEISDKGSTFLGSFTLGLALQLTDSYRLGIVSLVIFFVLGLALLALIDLPKAIRAAGNRVPERL; encoded by the coding sequence ATGACCTCCCGACAGGTCGCCGAGGAAACCGTCCGGGCCCGCCGCCGCGAGCAGCGCGGCTGGTACTTCTACGACTGGGCCAACTCCGCCTTCCCCACCACGGTCCTGACGGTCTTCCTGGGCCCGTACCTGACGACGATCGCGGAGAGCGCCGCCCGGGGCCGCCCGTACGTGGACGTGCTCGGGTTCGACGTGCGGCCCAGCGCCTACTACTCGTTCGTGGTGGGCTTCGCGGCCGTCCTGCAGATCGTCCTGATGCCCGTGGCGGGGGCCCTGGCCGACCACACCGGCCGCAAGAAGGAGCTGCTGGGCCTGTTCGCCTACCTCGGCGCCGGGGCGACCCTGTGCTTCTGGTTCGTCGCCGACGGGCGTTACCTGCTGGGCGGCGCCCTGTTCGTGGTGGCCAACACGGCCTTCGCCGCCGCGTTCGTGATCTACAACTCGTTCCTGCCCGAGATCTCCACGGCGGACGAGCGCGACCGGGTCTCCTCCATGGGGTGGGGCTTCGGCTACCTCGGCGGCGGTCTGCTGCTCGCCGTTCACCTGGCGCTCTTCCTGCGCCACGAGTCGTTCGGCATCACCGAGGCGGAGGCGGTGCGCCTCGCCCTGGCGTCGGCCGGCCTGTGGTGGGGCGGGTTCACGGTCATCCCGCTGCTGCGGCTGCGCAACCGCCGGGCGCTCCCCTCCGGGGCGGAGAACGCCGTCCAGGCCGTGACGGGCACCTTCCGCCAGCTCGGCCGCACGGTCAGGGAGCTGCGGCGGTACCCGCTGACGCTTGCCTTCCTGATCGCGTACCTCATCTACAACGACGGCGTGCAGACCGTCATCTCCTTCTCGGCCACCTACGCCGACAAGGAGCTGGGACTGGACCAGACCGTCCAGATCGGGGCGATCCTGATGGTGCAGTTCGTCGCCTTCTTCGGCGCCGTGCTGCTCGGCAGGGCCGCCGCCGCCTACGGGGCGAAGCGGATCGTGATGATCGCGCTGGTCGCCTGGATCGCGGTGGTGGCCGTGGCGTACTTCCTGCCCAGGGGCTCGGCGCCGGCGTTCTTCGCGCTGGGGTTCGCCATCGCGATCGTCATGGGCGGCACCCAGGCCCTGTCGCGGTCGCTGTTCTCCCACGTGATCCCGGCCGGTAAGGAGGCGGAGTACTACAGCCTCTACGAGATCAGCGACAAGGGTTCGACGTTCCTCGGCTCGTTCACCCTCGGCCTCGCGCTCCAGCTGACCGACAGCTACCGGCTGGGCATCGTCTCCCTGGTGATCTTCTTCGTGCTGGGCCTGGCGCTGCTCGCGCTGATCGACCTGCCCAAGGCCATCAGGGCCGCCGGGAACCGGGTGCCGGAGCGCCTCTGA
- a CDS encoding glycerophosphodiester phosphodiesterase, with amino-acid sequence MQRRYAFLDHPAPLAFAHRGGAAEGRENTVPAFTRAVELGYTYLETDAHATSDGVLLAFHDHTLDRVTDRRGRVSELPYRLVRQARIGGVDEIPLMEDLLGSWPQARFNIDVKEASAIAPLAEVIRRTAAYDRICLTSFSEERLARARAALGRDVCSSLGPRGVATLRAAASTSGYGRLLARLAGAGVPCAQVPVGFRGLRITTPALIRTAHALGMQIHVWTVNDTRVMERLLDLGVDGVMTDNISGLRAVLESRGQWHPGSLAA; translated from the coding sequence GTGCAGCGTCGTTACGCCTTTCTCGACCATCCCGCCCCGCTGGCCTTCGCACACCGGGGCGGAGCCGCCGAGGGCAGGGAGAACACCGTTCCCGCCTTCACGCGGGCCGTGGAGCTCGGCTACACCTACCTGGAGACCGACGCGCACGCCACGTCCGACGGCGTCCTGCTGGCCTTCCACGACCACACCCTCGACCGGGTGACCGACCGGCGGGGCCGCGTCTCCGAGCTGCCGTACCGCCTGGTGCGCCAGGCCCGCATCGGCGGGGTGGACGAGATCCCGCTGATGGAGGACCTGCTGGGCTCCTGGCCGCAGGCGCGCTTCAACATCGACGTCAAGGAGGCGTCGGCCATCGCGCCGCTCGCCGAGGTGATCAGGCGGACGGCCGCCTACGACCGGATCTGCCTCACCTCCTTCTCCGAGGAGCGGCTGGCCCGCGCCCGTGCCGCGCTGGGCCGCGACGTGTGCTCCTCGCTCGGGCCGCGCGGCGTGGCGACCCTGCGCGCCGCCGCCAGCACCTCCGGGTACGGCCGGCTGCTCGCCCGCCTGGCCGGCGCCGGTGTGCCGTGCGCGCAGGTGCCGGTGGGCTTCCGCGGCCTGCGGATCACCACCCCCGCCCTGATCCGCACCGCGCACGCCCTCGGCATGCAGATCCACGTATGGACCGTCAACGACACCCGGGTCATGGAGCGCCTGCTCGACCTCGGTGTGGACGGTGTGATGACCGACAACATCTCCGGCCTCCGCGCCGTGCTGGAGTCCCGCGGCCAGTGGCACCCCGGCAGCCTCGCCGCGTGA
- a CDS encoding S1 family peptidase, which translates to MLRRGTFLAGATTVALYLAAMVAPAGAESAPANPQPSPAMLEALQRDLGLTAEQAIQRLANEARAASAESALTTTLGEKFAGAWLNGDASQLSVATTDAAAADAIRAKGAQPVVVGRTLGELNALKDRLDQAPAQAKAGASVWYVDVTTNSVTVLTKNQAAGEALVAAAGVDKNAVRVAVSAEEPRAFINIVGGNAFYIGSSRCSIGFSVRKGTTPGFVTAGHCGRAGATTSSPSGTFQGSSFPGNDYAWVATPGHTPTPYVRGSGGANVTVRGSTQATVGASICRSGSTTGWRCGTIQQHNASVTYPQGTVSGLTRTSACAQPGDSGGSFISGSQAQGVTSGGSGNCSVGGTTYHQPVNEILSTYGLTLVTG; encoded by the coding sequence ATGTTACGTCGAGGTACCTTCCTGGCCGGCGCCACCACCGTGGCTCTCTACCTGGCCGCCATGGTGGCCCCCGCCGGCGCCGAGTCCGCTCCCGCCAATCCCCAGCCCTCACCCGCGATGCTGGAGGCCCTCCAGCGCGACCTCGGCCTCACCGCCGAGCAGGCCATCCAGCGACTGGCCAACGAGGCGCGCGCCGCCTCGGCCGAGTCGGCCCTGACCACGACGCTCGGCGAGAAGTTCGCGGGCGCCTGGCTCAACGGCGACGCCTCCCAGCTCTCCGTCGCCACCACCGACGCCGCCGCGGCGGACGCCATCAGGGCCAAGGGCGCCCAGCCCGTGGTCGTCGGCCGGACCCTCGGCGAGCTCAACGCCCTCAAGGACCGCCTCGACCAGGCTCCCGCGCAGGCCAAGGCCGGCGCGTCCGTCTGGTACGTGGACGTCACCACCAACAGCGTCACGGTCCTCACCAAGAACCAGGCCGCGGGCGAGGCCCTCGTCGCCGCGGCCGGCGTCGACAAGAACGCGGTGCGGGTGGCCGTCTCCGCCGAGGAGCCCCGCGCCTTCATCAACATCGTGGGCGGCAACGCCTTCTACATCGGCTCCAGCCGCTGCAGCATCGGCTTCTCGGTGCGCAAGGGCACCACGCCCGGGTTCGTCACCGCGGGGCACTGCGGCAGGGCCGGCGCCACCACCAGCAGCCCGTCCGGCACCTTCCAGGGCTCGTCGTTCCCCGGTAACGACTACGCCTGGGTCGCCACCCCCGGCCACACCCCGACTCCCTACGTGCGCGGCTCCGGCGGCGCCAACGTGACCGTCCGCGGCTCCACCCAGGCCACGGTCGGCGCCTCCATCTGCCGCTCCGGCTCCACCACCGGCTGGCGCTGCGGCACCATCCAGCAGCACAACGCCAGCGTCACCTACCCGCAGGGCACGGTGAGCGGCCTCACCCGCACCAGCGCGTGCGCTCAGCCGGGTGACTCCGGCGGGTCGTTCATCTCCGGCAGCCAGGCCCAGGGTGTGACCTCGGGCGGCTCCGGCAACTGCAGCGTCGGTGGAACGACCTATCACCAGCCGGTCAACGAGATCCTCTCGACGTACGGGCTCACGCTCGTCACCGGCTGA
- a CDS encoding RNA polymerase-binding protein RbpA gives MGERALRGTRLGATSYENDRNTDLAPRQEVSYTCPKGHRFDVPLAAEAEIPATWECRMCGATALRVDGEVPEAKKAKPPRTHWDMLLERRTIEDLEEVLNERLAILRAQRRKSA, from the coding sequence ATGGGCGAGCGTGCGCTACGCGGTACCCGGCTCGGGGCGACCAGCTACGAGAACGACCGCAACACCGATCTGGCCCCGCGCCAGGAGGTGTCCTACACCTGCCCGAAGGGCCATCGATTCGACGTTCCGCTTGCCGCCGAAGCCGAGATCCCGGCGACCTGGGAGTGCCGGATGTGCGGTGCGACCGCCCTGCGGGTCGACGGAGAGGTGCCGGAGGCCAAGAAGGCCAAGCCCCCGCGGACACACTGGGACATGCTGCTGGAGCGCCGCACCATCGAGGACCTGGAGGAGGTGCTCAACGAGCGCCTGGCGATTCTCCGCGCCCAACGGCGCAAGAGCGCCTGA
- a CDS encoding isocitrate lyase/PEP mutase family protein yields MTTRTTTGKTADTADGRGAAALRALHVPGRPLVLPNVWDAASARAVEAAGFPVVATGSDAVAAALGYDDGEWTPAGEMLAAIARISRAVALPVTADVERGYGLEPAELVARLAEAGAAGCNLEDSDPRTGEMIDVAEQAAFLGAVRAAADDAGLDLVINARVDTYMNGSGDSGERLTESVRRGRRYLEAGADCVYPIMATEPETISALAEGIGGPVNVLFRPGMPSLEELAELGVARVSFGPGLHRAALAHTGLLLSAIRDGRDPFEPVAAS; encoded by the coding sequence ATGACGACGCGTACCACCACCGGGAAGACTGCGGACACGGCGGACGGGCGGGGAGCGGCGGCGCTGCGGGCGTTGCACGTGCCGGGCCGTCCTCTCGTGCTGCCCAACGTGTGGGACGCGGCCTCGGCCCGCGCGGTCGAGGCGGCCGGTTTCCCGGTGGTCGCCACCGGCAGCGACGCGGTGGCCGCGGCGCTCGGCTACGACGACGGCGAGTGGACGCCGGCCGGGGAGATGCTGGCCGCGATCGCCAGGATCTCCCGCGCGGTCGCGCTCCCCGTCACCGCCGACGTCGAGCGCGGCTACGGGCTGGAGCCCGCCGAACTGGTCGCGCGGCTCGCCGAGGCGGGCGCGGCCGGCTGCAACCTGGAGGACTCCGACCCGCGGACGGGTGAGATGATCGACGTGGCCGAGCAGGCCGCGTTTCTGGGAGCGGTCCGCGCCGCCGCCGACGACGCGGGCCTCGACCTGGTGATCAACGCTCGCGTCGACACCTACATGAACGGCTCGGGAGACTCCGGGGAACGGCTCACCGAGTCGGTGCGGCGCGGGCGCCGTTACCTGGAGGCGGGGGCCGACTGCGTCTACCCGATCATGGCGACCGAACCGGAGACGATCAGCGCGCTGGCCGAGGGGATCGGCGGCCCCGTCAACGTCCTGTTCCGCCCCGGTATGCCCTCGCTGGAGGAGCTGGCGGAGCTCGGGGTGGCCCGCGTCAGTTTCGGCCCCGGTCTGCACCGGGCCGCGCTGGCGCACACGGGGCTGCTGCTCTCGGCGATCCGGGACGGCCGTGACCCCTTCGAGCCGGTCGCCGCTTCCTGA
- a CDS encoding FxsA family protein — MRFVLFLTFLVVPILEIWVLIQVGEVIGGWPTVALLLADSLLGAWIVRREGRRAWRNLQAALSGGRMPERELADAALIVAGGTLLLTPGFLTDLLGFLCILPFTRPVARRLGAWFFAQRMRTLARTAAGPGVGSPFGPLGSPFGPAGSPFDAAGSPFDAAGSPFGAAGGGGTPGSGPVIHGEVIRDDPATPDAPDDRGGSARSLGGR, encoded by the coding sequence ATGCGCTTTGTGCTGTTCCTGACCTTCCTCGTGGTGCCGATCCTGGAGATATGGGTGCTCATCCAGGTCGGCGAGGTCATCGGCGGCTGGCCCACGGTCGCCCTGCTGCTCGCCGACAGTCTCCTGGGTGCCTGGATCGTGCGCCGCGAGGGCCGCAGGGCGTGGCGCAACCTGCAGGCCGCGCTGAGCGGCGGGCGGATGCCCGAGCGCGAGCTCGCCGACGCCGCCCTCATCGTCGCGGGCGGCACGCTGCTGCTCACCCCCGGGTTCCTCACCGATCTCCTCGGCTTCCTGTGCATCCTGCCGTTCACCCGCCCGGTGGCCCGCAGGCTCGGCGCCTGGTTCTTCGCCCAGCGGATGCGCACCCTCGCCCGCACCGCCGCGGGCCCCGGCGTCGGCTCACCGTTCGGCCCTCTCGGGTCCCCGTTCGGCCCGGCCGGGTCCCCCTTCGACGCGGCCGGCTCGCCCTTCGACGCGGCCGGCTCGCCCTTCGGCGCGGCAGGCGGGGGCGGGACTCCGGGATCCGGGCCGGTCATCCACGGCGAGGTCATCCGCGACGACCCGGCCACCCCGGACGCCCCCGATGACCGGGGCGGCTCCGCGCGGAGTCTCGGCGGACGCTGA
- a CDS encoding PP2C family protein-serine/threonine phosphatase, with protein sequence MDSFEGRARMLSGLLDASHLTSLQQLPAMVREHAAHAGLDDVLIYLSDIQEKMLRLLTGRGPDAGREADPEPAELRIDGTLAGRAFQELRVLHRGSGEGGNQCWVPLLDGTERLGVLRVTVQPDDEDAQENMRHLASITALLVASKRVHSDSYARLVRTRSMNVAAEMQWNLLPPLTFANDDVVISAALEPAYTVGGDAFDYALAGDVVQLAVFDAMGHDVSAGLTANLAVAASRNLRREGLDLAAVSEGAEKVLVKEFGRGTRFVTAVLAELNVHTGVFRWVNRGHHPPVVIRGGRWVAALRCPPAHPLGLDLGLPVTVCQEQLEPGDRVLLYTDGVTEARNREGREFGLERFVDFVIRRHADGLPVPETLRRLVHSVLDYHDGRLQDDATVLFVEWRGSAQRKLSL encoded by the coding sequence ATGGACTCCTTCGAAGGACGCGCTCGCATGCTCTCGGGGCTGCTGGACGCCAGTCACCTGACCAGCCTCCAGCAGCTGCCGGCCATGGTCCGTGAGCACGCCGCCCACGCCGGCCTGGACGACGTGCTGATCTACCTGTCCGACATCCAGGAGAAGATGCTCCGCCTGCTGACCGGCCGGGGCCCCGACGCCGGGCGGGAGGCGGACCCGGAACCGGCCGAGCTGCGCATCGACGGCACCCTGGCCGGCCGCGCCTTCCAGGAGTTGCGGGTGCTGCACCGCGGCTCGGGCGAGGGCGGGAACCAGTGCTGGGTGCCGCTGCTGGACGGTACCGAGCGGCTGGGGGTGCTGCGCGTCACCGTCCAGCCCGATGACGAGGACGCGCAGGAGAACATGCGGCACCTGGCCTCGATCACGGCGCTGCTGGTGGCGAGCAAGCGCGTCCACAGCGACTCCTACGCCCGCCTGGTGCGGACCCGATCCATGAACGTCGCCGCGGAGATGCAGTGGAACCTGCTGCCGCCGCTCACCTTCGCCAACGACGACGTGGTGATCAGCGCCGCGCTGGAACCCGCGTACACGGTCGGCGGTGACGCCTTCGACTACGCGCTGGCCGGTGACGTCGTCCAGCTGGCCGTCTTCGACGCGATGGGTCACGACGTGTCCGCCGGGCTGACCGCGAACCTCGCGGTCGCCGCCTCGCGGAACCTCAGGCGTGAGGGGCTCGACCTCGCCGCGGTCAGCGAGGGAGCCGAGAAGGTGCTCGTCAAGGAGTTCGGCCGGGGCACCCGGTTCGTCACGGCGGTCCTGGCCGAGCTGAACGTCCACACCGGTGTGTTCCGCTGGGTCAACCGCGGCCACCATCCGCCGGTGGTGATCAGGGGCGGGCGCTGGGTCGCCGCCCTGCGGTGCCCGCCCGCCCATCCCCTGGGCCTCGACCTCGGCCTGCCGGTGACCGTCTGCCAGGAGCAGCTCGAACCCGGAGACCGGGTGCTGCTGTACACCGACGGCGTCACCGAGGCCCGCAACCGGGAGGGCCGGGAGTTCGGACTGGAGCGTTTCGTCGACTTCGTCATCCGGCGGCACGCCGACGGCCTGCCCGTGCCCGAAACCCTGCGCCGCCTGGTCCACAGCGTGCTGGACTACCACGACGGCCGGTTGCAGGACGACGCGACCGTCCTGTTCGTGGAGTGGCGCGGGTCCGCCCAGCGGAAACTGTCCCTGTGA
- a CDS encoding snapalysin family zinc-dependent metalloprotease, whose protein sequence is MMKTMRLGVALVAGLAFLATAAPAQAAPTGGQAEQTAAVRVIRYNASGAAEFRSVVDQAAQLWNSSVTNVRLVAGSPADMVVRADNGWPRAQPTGLGRGTIWMGRQATSQGYNPLRIATHEIGHILGLPDRRTGRCTDLMSGSSAPVSCTNAYPSAAEKAEVERNFAGFAPAIDFGETYVDVPALAAS, encoded by the coding sequence ATGATGAAGACCATGCGCCTGGGTGTCGCCCTCGTCGCGGGACTGGCTTTCCTCGCGACGGCCGCTCCCGCCCAGGCGGCGCCCACCGGCGGGCAGGCCGAGCAGACGGCGGCCGTGCGAGTGATCAGATACAACGCGAGCGGGGCGGCGGAGTTCCGGTCGGTCGTCGACCAGGCGGCCCAGCTGTGGAACTCCAGCGTCACCAACGTCCGTCTGGTGGCCGGCAGCCCCGCCGACATGGTGGTCCGCGCCGACAACGGCTGGCCTCGTGCCCAGCCGACCGGCCTGGGCCGCGGCACCATATGGATGGGACGGCAGGCCACCTCGCAGGGGTACAACCCCCTGCGGATCGCCACCCACGAGATCGGTCACATCCTGGGCCTGCCCGACCGGCGCACCGGCCGGTGCACGGACCTGATGTCCGGTTCGAGCGCGCCGGTGAGCTGCACCAACGCCTACCCGAGCGCGGCGGAGAAGGCCGAGGTCGAAAGGAACTTCGCCGGGTTCGCCCCGGCGATCGACTTCGGTGAGACCTACGTCGACGTCCCGGCTCTGGCGGCGTCCTAG
- a CDS encoding SRPBCC family protein: protein MTHSRISVSADAHARPEQVFSVLTDWPRHDEWMILTRARVTAGDGRGVGSRLAAFTGVGPVGFLDTMEITEWDPPRRVGVRHTGRLVRGTGTFRVLPREGGGSTIVWEEDLRIPLGPVGLLGWRLLAPLAAALLRLSLRRLGDLSGH, encoded by the coding sequence GTGACTCACTCCCGTATCAGCGTCTCAGCGGACGCCCACGCCCGCCCCGAGCAGGTGTTCTCCGTCCTGACCGACTGGCCCCGGCACGACGAGTGGATGATCCTGACCCGGGCGCGGGTCACCGCCGGGGACGGCCGCGGCGTCGGCAGCCGCCTGGCGGCGTTCACCGGAGTGGGCCCGGTCGGGTTCCTGGACACCATGGAGATCACCGAATGGGATCCGCCCCGGAGGGTGGGGGTGCGGCACACCGGGCGGCTGGTACGCGGCACCGGGACCTTCCGCGTGCTGCCCCGCGAGGGCGGCGGCAGCACGATCGTCTGGGAGGAGGACCTGCGGATACCGCTCGGGCCGGTGGGGCTGCTCGGATGGCGGCTGCTCGCACCGCTCGCCGCGGCGCTGCTCCGGCTCTCGCTGCGCCGCCTGGGCGATCTCAGCGGCCACTGA
- a CDS encoding TrmH family RNA methyltransferase gives MTANPRRQLRPTDVKRLNRTWRRNTEGRLALIVESVTGPFNIGSIFRTAAAFGVDRIWLAGNATPPTNPKAQKTALGTDRLVAWEEPVPAPEAVRAAKREGFTVVAVELTGDALPLHEAELGGDVCLVVGSEDHGCSPALLEAADGVCYIPQVGRVGSFNVATAAAIAVAEVRRREWAGKELPADG, from the coding sequence ATGACGGCAAACCCGCGCAGGCAGCTGCGTCCGACCGACGTGAAGCGGCTCAACCGCACCTGGCGGAGGAACACCGAGGGACGGCTCGCCCTGATCGTGGAGTCGGTGACCGGCCCGTTCAACATCGGTTCCATCTTCCGCACGGCCGCCGCCTTCGGGGTGGACCGGATCTGGCTGGCGGGCAACGCCACTCCCCCGACCAATCCCAAGGCGCAGAAGACCGCGCTGGGCACCGACCGCCTGGTGGCCTGGGAGGAGCCGGTCCCCGCGCCGGAGGCCGTACGCGCCGCCAAGCGGGAGGGGTTCACGGTGGTCGCCGTGGAGCTGACCGGTGACGCGCTCCCCCTGCACGAGGCCGAGCTGGGCGGCGACGTGTGCCTGGTGGTGGGCAGCGAGGACCACGGCTGCTCCCCCGCGCTGCTGGAGGCCGCCGACGGCGTCTGCTACATCCCGCAGGTCGGCCGGGTGGGGTCGTTCAACGTCGCGACCGCGGCGGCGATCGCGGTGGCCGAGGTCCGGCGCCGGGAGTGGGCGGGCAAGGAGCTTCCCGCCGACGGGTGA